From a region of the Deinococcus metallilatus genome:
- a CDS encoding response regulator transcription factor: protein MRFLVVEDEPEIRRPLVASLREAGYAVDEAGSAGEARELAVSFPFDALMVDVGLPEGPLSGFELVQELRAQGRQFPVLFLTARDAVEDRIAGLDSGGDDYLVKPFHLGEVQARLRALVRRGRVEVQSTRVWRDLNLDWTARAVFRAGQRVALTAKEFALLEVLASHPGRVYTREELIDRVWDGRFDAESNVVDTYVRNLRRKLGDDVVRTLRGLGYSFPEGE, encoded by the coding sequence ATGCGTTTTCTGGTGGTGGAGGACGAACCCGAGATCCGGCGGCCGCTGGTGGCGAGCCTGCGGGAGGCGGGGTACGCCGTGGACGAGGCGGGCAGCGCCGGGGAGGCGCGCGAACTGGCGGTGAGTTTTCCCTTCGACGCGCTGATGGTGGACGTGGGGTTGCCGGAGGGGCCGCTGTCGGGCTTCGAGCTGGTGCAGGAGCTGCGCGCGCAGGGGCGGCAGTTCCCGGTGCTGTTCCTGACGGCGCGGGACGCGGTGGAAGACCGCATCGCCGGGCTGGACTCCGGCGGGGACGATTACCTGGTCAAGCCCTTTCATCTGGGCGAGGTGCAGGCGCGGCTGCGGGCGCTGGTGCGGCGGGGCCGGGTGGAGGTGCAGAGCACCCGGGTGTGGCGCGACCTGAACCTCGACTGGACCGCCCGCGCCGTCTTCCGGGCGGGGCAGCGGGTGGCGCTCACGGCCAAGGAGTTCGCACTGCTGGAGGTGCTGGCCTCGCACCCGGGGCGGGTGTACACCCGTGAGGAACTGATCGACCGGGTCTGGGACGGGCGCTTCGACGCCGAGTCGAACGTGGTGGACACCTACGTGCGGAACCTGCGCCGCAAGCTGGGGGACGACGTGGTGCGGACCCTGCGGGGGCTGGGCTACAGCTTCCCCGAGGGGGAGTGA
- a CDS encoding sensor histidine kinase, with translation MSRLTLRTRLTLLTFGVLLCTLLAFAGVAGAVLWQVELRSITRQGAAQADALLAVVQATPGRLPDLADDILEENGVTAAGRVYVAGRPRWAGGASGPDTLDPAFLAGRGAAQTRTVDGYLVTSRREGDAAVQVGHNLLPLRHLMGRYVSIAALTLLLLSSLGGWLVAREVRRTLRPLETLARRVQHLDTPEPLPALGERDEVGALARALQNSLEALRAERERETLFLASASHELRTPVTALLADLQHTLARERPPEEWHAALERTERTAARLRQLTGNLMALTRAQRLPALGPPDWPVLDLLPLAGEAVDLLQPLALKRDLDLWLDGDPAPLPGDSALLSSVLENLIGNAVKFTPPGGQVLVHVGPLAGGGAALTVEDSGPGFPPGTLTAAFVRGQTDVEGFGLGLAVVRQVVEVHGGTLHLGRAAGGGARVEVTLPGAVFPRKVFLGEGGVSDQL, from the coding sequence GTGAGCCGCCTGACCCTGCGGACCCGGCTGACCCTGCTCACGTTCGGCGTCCTGCTCTGCACGCTGCTGGCCTTTGCGGGCGTGGCGGGCGCGGTGCTGTGGCAGGTGGAACTGCGCAGCATCACCCGGCAGGGGGCGGCGCAGGCGGACGCCCTGCTGGCGGTGGTGCAGGCCACGCCCGGCCGCCTGCCGGACCTGGCGGACGACATTCTGGAGGAGAACGGCGTCACCGCCGCGGGACGGGTGTACGTGGCGGGCAGGCCGCGCTGGGCGGGCGGCGCGTCGGGGCCGGACACGCTGGACCCGGCCTTTCTGGCGGGGCGCGGGGCCGCGCAGACCCGCACAGTGGACGGCTACCTGGTCACGTCGCGCCGCGAGGGGGACGCAGCGGTACAGGTGGGCCACAACCTGCTGCCGCTGCGGCACCTGATGGGCCGCTACGTGTCCATCGCCGCGCTGACGCTGCTGCTGCTGAGCAGCCTGGGCGGGTGGCTGGTGGCGCGCGAGGTCCGGCGCACCCTGCGGCCCCTGGAGACGCTGGCCCGCCGCGTGCAGCACCTCGACACGCCCGAACCGCTCCCCGCCCTGGGCGAACGCGACGAGGTGGGCGCCCTCGCCCGCGCCCTCCAGAACAGCCTGGAGGCGCTGCGGGCCGAGCGGGAACGCGAGACGCTTTTCCTGGCGAGCGCCTCGCACGAGCTGCGCACGCCCGTCACGGCCCTGCTGGCGGACCTGCAACACACCCTGGCCCGCGAGCGGCCCCCCGAGGAATGGCACGCCGCGCTGGAACGCACCGAGCGCACTGCCGCGCGGCTGCGCCAGCTCACCGGCAACCTGATGGCGCTCACGCGGGCGCAGCGGCTGCCGGCGCTGGGGCCGCCCGACTGGCCGGTCCTCGACCTGCTGCCGCTGGCGGGCGAGGCGGTGGACCTGCTGCAACCGCTGGCGCTCAAACGCGACCTCGACCTGTGGCTGGACGGCGACCCCGCCCCGCTGCCTGGGGACAGCGCCCTGCTGAGCAGCGTGCTGGAGAACTTGATCGGCAACGCGGTGAAGTTCACGCCGCCCGGGGGGCAGGTGCTGGTGCATGTCGGTCCGCTGGCGGGGGGCGGCGCGGCGCTGACGGTGGAGGACTCCGGCCCGGGCTTTCCGCCGGGGACGCTCACGGCCGCCTTCGTGCGCGGGCAGACGGACGTGGAGGGCTTCGGCCTGGGGCTGGCGGTGGTGCGGCAGGTGGTGGAGGTCCACGGCGGCACGCTGCACCTAGGCCGGGCGGCGGGGGGCGGCGCGCGGGTGGAGGTCACCCTGCCGGGGGCGGTGTTCCCCAGGAAAGTGTTCCTGGGAGAAGGGGGGGTTTCAGACCAGCTTTAA
- a CDS encoding glycosyltransferase produces MSERTPPVFSDPQGHRRRYLNRFAALLAGVLLLSGAGMVVALWRPDVLPPLPLAARPPGLRPLTGVGQGPHLRDTALDGGWTGARAPAGAPLNVTGFFVAWDDNSFSSLKRNLGALDVLVPEWWHLGPGGTLLPESPGKNANLRRYVAAQRPGLPVMPLVNNYDPDAQTWASARVGAVLHDPAARARLVRSLVAGVEQNGFAGLNVDFENLPDSAQGDYVTFIRELGGQLHAAGRRLTLDAPLDDPAFQYAALGRAADHVILMAYDEHEEQSGAGPVAAQGWVQRSVQARLKAIPAAHLTVALGSYGYDWTRGGPASELTFQDALSLARDANVAPTLDARTLNPTFGYTDDAGRAHTVWYLDAVSVFDQAQAVRALGVRNVALWRLGSEDPGVWPALKKTGADATRALTTLQAGYDIDYQGEGELLRVSGHPQAGSRTVTRNAASGLLTAEHLRRFATPYVIERWGAKQPRALALTFDDGPDPTYTPQLLDILKREQVPATFFIVGLHGEEHPELLRRMLAEGHEIGSHTFTHPDLGLVSRRQFDLELNATQRLLEGETGHRTLLFRPPFAEDVEPETPDQAGIVEHASRLGYSISGMGVDPNDWRRPGAGQIVSRVLVQVKAGDGHVILLHDGGGDRAQTVAALPELIARLRAEGYTFTTVSELAGIPRQQANPPVSPGQRWLARLLGVNFTALGLLGTALAWLFKVGVTLSVARLLLIVGLALRERLRRREPGESGGPLPGATVIVPAFNEARVIRATVASLLASDLPGLRVHVVDDGSTDGTAEVVRAAYGHCPQVTVERIPNGGKANALNHALTVTGSEVVILLDADTQVNPEAARRLVRHFLDPQVAAVAGNAKVGNRINLLTRWQALEYITAQNVERRALAQLNAIGVVPGAIGAWRREVLLGLGGFAHDTLAEDADLTLRALRAGHRVTYELGAVARTEAPDTLRAFLKQRDRWMFGTLQATWKQRGAFRSRSRGLGLFTLPNVLLFQVLFPLVGALLDLSFLTSLAWALLQWRNHPDGGFSPTGPVLLFTALFLLVDLLAAGIAFALEPGEDWRLLPLLLPQRAVYRQLMSYVAIRAVLNALQGRERGWGKLERKATVAPLAPLPAGD; encoded by the coding sequence ATGAGTGAGCGCACGCCGCCGGTCTTCTCCGATCCCCAGGGTCACCGCCGCCGTTACCTGAACCGCTTTGCGGCCCTGCTGGCGGGCGTCCTGCTGCTCTCGGGGGCCGGGATGGTCGTGGCGCTGTGGCGGCCGGACGTGCTGCCGCCCCTGCCCCTGGCCGCGCGCCCACCCGGCCTGCGGCCCCTGACCGGCGTGGGGCAGGGACCCCACCTGCGGGACACGGCGCTGGACGGCGGCTGGACCGGTGCCCGCGCCCCCGCCGGGGCACCGCTGAACGTGACGGGGTTCTTCGTCGCCTGGGACGACAACAGCTTCTCGTCCCTGAAGCGCAACCTGGGCGCGCTGGACGTGCTGGTGCCGGAGTGGTGGCACCTGGGACCGGGCGGCACGCTGCTGCCGGAGTCGCCGGGCAAGAACGCGAACCTGCGGCGGTACGTCGCCGCGCAGCGCCCGGGGTTGCCGGTGATGCCGCTGGTGAACAACTACGACCCCGACGCGCAGACCTGGGCGTCGGCGCGGGTGGGAGCCGTGCTGCACGACCCCGCGGCGCGGGCGCGGCTGGTGCGGTCACTCGTGGCGGGCGTGGAGCAAAACGGCTTCGCGGGCCTGAACGTGGACTTCGAGAACCTGCCGGACAGCGCGCAGGGCGACTACGTCACCTTCATCCGCGAACTGGGCGGGCAACTGCACGCGGCGGGCAGGCGGCTCACGCTGGACGCGCCGCTCGACGACCCCGCCTTCCAGTACGCCGCGCTGGGACGCGCCGCCGACCACGTGATCCTGATGGCCTACGACGAACACGAGGAACAGTCGGGCGCGGGGCCGGTCGCCGCGCAGGGCTGGGTGCAGCGCAGCGTGCAGGCCCGCCTGAAGGCGATTCCCGCCGCGCACCTCACTGTGGCGCTGGGCAGTTACGGCTACGACTGGACGCGCGGCGGCCCCGCGAGCGAGCTGACCTTTCAGGACGCCCTGAGCCTCGCGCGGGACGCGAACGTGGCCCCCACCCTGGATGCCCGCACACTCAACCCCACCTTCGGCTACACCGACGACGCGGGCCGGGCGCATACCGTGTGGTACCTCGACGCGGTGAGCGTCTTCGACCAGGCGCAGGCGGTCCGGGCGCTGGGCGTGCGGAACGTGGCGCTGTGGCGCCTGGGCAGCGAGGACCCCGGCGTGTGGCCTGCCCTGAAAAAGACCGGCGCGGACGCGACGCGCGCCCTCACCACGCTCCAGGCCGGGTACGACATCGACTACCAGGGCGAGGGGGAACTGCTGCGGGTGAGCGGCCATCCGCAGGCGGGCAGCCGGACCGTCACCCGGAACGCCGCGAGCGGCCTGCTGACCGCCGAGCATCTCCGGCGCTTCGCCACGCCCTATGTGATCGAACGCTGGGGCGCGAAGCAACCCCGGGCGCTGGCCCTCACCTTCGACGACGGCCCGGACCCCACGTACACGCCGCAGCTTCTGGACATCCTGAAGCGCGAGCAGGTCCCCGCCACGTTCTTCATCGTCGGCCTGCACGGCGAGGAACACCCGGAGCTGCTGCGCCGCATGCTGGCCGAGGGGCACGAGATCGGCAGCCACACCTTCACGCACCCCGACCTGGGCCTGGTGAGTCGGCGGCAGTTCGACCTGGAGCTGAACGCCACGCAGCGGTTGCTGGAAGGCGAGACGGGGCACCGCACGCTGCTCTTCCGCCCGCCCTTTGCGGAGGACGTGGAACCGGAAACGCCCGACCAGGCGGGCATCGTGGAACATGCCAGCCGCCTGGGCTACTCCATCTCCGGCATGGGCGTGGACCCCAACGACTGGCGCAGGCCCGGCGCGGGGCAGATCGTGAGCCGTGTGCTGGTGCAGGTGAAGGCGGGCGACGGCCACGTGATCCTGCTGCACGACGGGGGCGGCGACCGCGCCCAGACCGTCGCGGCCCTGCCGGAACTGATCGCGCGGCTGCGCGCCGAGGGCTACACCTTTACCACGGTGTCCGAACTGGCGGGCATCCCGCGCCAGCAGGCAAACCCGCCCGTCTCGCCGGGGCAGCGGTGGCTGGCGCGGCTGCTGGGCGTGAACTTCACGGCGCTGGGCCTGCTGGGAACGGCCCTGGCCTGGCTCTTCAAGGTGGGCGTGACCCTCAGCGTGGCGCGGCTGCTGCTGATCGTCGGCCTCGCCCTGCGCGAGCGCCTGCGCCGCCGGGAACCCGGCGAGAGCGGCGGGCCGCTGCCGGGCGCGACGGTGATCGTCCCCGCCTTCAACGAGGCCCGGGTGATCCGCGCGACGGTGGCGTCCCTGCTCGCCTCGGACCTGCCCGGCCTGCGGGTGCATGTGGTGGACGACGGCTCGACCGACGGGACGGCGGAGGTGGTCCGCGCCGCCTACGGGCACTGCCCGCAGGTGACGGTGGAACGCATCCCCAACGGCGGCAAGGCGAACGCCCTCAACCACGCCCTGACGGTGACGGGCAGCGAGGTGGTGATCCTGCTGGACGCCGACACGCAGGTGAACCCGGAAGCGGCCCGCCGCCTGGTGCGGCACTTCCTCGACCCGCAGGTGGCGGCGGTCGCCGGGAACGCGAAGGTCGGGAACCGCATCAACCTGCTGACGCGCTGGCAGGCGCTGGAGTACATCACCGCGCAGAACGTCGAGCGCCGCGCGCTGGCGCAGCTCAACGCCATCGGCGTCGTCCCCGGCGCCATCGGGGCCTGGCGGCGCGAGGTGCTGCTGGGGCTGGGCGGCTTCGCCCACGACACGCTGGCCGAGGACGCCGACCTCACCCTGCGCGCGCTGCGGGCCGGGCACCGGGTCACCTACGAACTCGGCGCGGTGGCCCGCACGGAGGCGCCCGACACCCTGCGCGCCTTTCTGAAGCAGCGGGACCGCTGGATGTTCGGCACCCTCCAGGCCACCTGGAAGCAGCGCGGCGCTTTCCGCAGCCGCTCGCGCGGCCTGGGCCTCTTCACGCTGCCCAACGTGCTGCTGTTCCAGGTGCTCTTCCCGCTGGTCGGGGCGCTCCTCGACCTGAGCTTCCTCACGTCGCTGGCCTGGGCGCTGCTGCAATGGCGCAACCACCCCGACGGGGGCTTTTCCCCCACCGGCCCGGTGCTGCTGTTCACCGCGCTGTTCCTGCTGGTGGACCTGCTGGCCGCCGGGATCGCCTTTGCCCTCGAACCCGGCGAGGACTGGCGGCTGCTCCCGCTGCTGCTCCCGCAACGCGCCGTCTACCGGCAACTGATGTCCTACGTGGCGATCCGCGCCGTCCTGAACGCCCTCCAGGGCCGGGAACGCGGCTGGGGCAAGCTGGAACGCAAGGCCACCGTCGCCCCCCTCGCGCCGCTGCCCGCCGGGGACTGA
- a CDS encoding HelD family protein gives MTATLPDAPPTHPDFPAEEQHLAGTVAAFIRQIETWEDRERNVGADLETSLTLADTAQEHAALLSVHVPAPYFGSLRVRIGGREQMLYVGKHAFRDLKGPHSVVSWESDVGSLFYSEALSWQGKKGLKGSIRRRRQLDVGGKKLHRITDLYDDEAGGDTGGREQVLLQRLSEASTAAMRDVVETLQPEQNEAMRAPAGVSTLIQGAAGSGKTTIGFHRLAWLMHSDRGEHRAAPESTLVLMPNRVLAAYAARVLPGLNLEGVTVTTPEAWATSFLGLEKMEVTDRTLHLLLTDRDNERRKAAWRRAKALGDLRMLRVVQNHLAGRLRHNLGTLTFQTKIQVRGEDRTLTLDNPALHGLLDDVLGRAPLEGYRAAFRTALEEELLARVNLPDPDEETQLLRTLAADLTRLSGRVFAGLLPVSEGRRIASDEASLRAAAEGVLDERTVRVLLGDPLAAVPKPRRSFADVTELPLMLAVAALLDGVGRRVGRTLEPYSHVVLDEAQDYSPLLYALLARAARPGHLTALGDLNQGLHGYKGPGSWADVQAALGGEGRTRLMTLGRTYRSTRQITELGARVAATYNRAGQVVGVDRDGGEVMRLTGGDLAALTARAVHAMQAQGHHNIAIVTRRVTDAERLVPQLQRHDVDAHPILNEQARYTGGVVILPVNLAKGLEFDGCIVAGADAQNYDPGTPFESRLLYVSASRGLHLLALVAQEQLHPLLAEA, from the coding sequence ATGACCGCGACCCTGCCTGACGCCCCGCCCACCCACCCCGACTTTCCCGCCGAGGAGCAGCACCTGGCCGGAACGGTGGCCGCCTTCATCCGCCAGATCGAAACCTGGGAGGACCGGGAGCGCAACGTGGGGGCCGACCTCGAAACGAGCCTGACCCTGGCGGACACCGCCCAGGAACACGCCGCGCTGCTCTCGGTGCATGTTCCCGCGCCCTACTTCGGCAGCCTGCGGGTCCGTATCGGGGGCCGCGAGCAGATGCTCTACGTCGGCAAGCACGCTTTCCGGGACCTGAAAGGCCCCCACAGCGTCGTCTCCTGGGAATCGGACGTGGGCAGCCTGTTCTATTCCGAGGCCCTGTCCTGGCAGGGCAAGAAGGGCCTGAAGGGCAGCATCCGCCGCCGCCGCCAGCTCGACGTGGGCGGGAAGAAACTGCACCGCATCACCGACCTGTACGACGACGAGGCGGGAGGGGACACGGGGGGCCGCGAGCAGGTGCTCCTCCAGCGCCTTTCCGAAGCGTCCACCGCCGCCATGCGCGACGTCGTGGAAACCCTCCAGCCCGAGCAGAACGAGGCGATGCGCGCGCCTGCCGGGGTCAGCACGCTGATCCAGGGCGCGGCGGGCTCCGGCAAGACGACCATCGGCTTCCACCGGCTCGCCTGGCTGATGCACTCCGACCGGGGAGAGCACCGCGCGGCCCCCGAGTCCACCCTGGTCCTGATGCCGAACCGGGTCCTGGCCGCGTATGCCGCCCGCGTGCTGCCGGGCCTGAACCTGGAAGGCGTGACGGTCACCACCCCGGAAGCCTGGGCGACCAGCTTTCTGGGTCTGGAAAAGATGGAGGTCACCGACCGCACGCTGCACCTGCTCCTGACCGACCGCGACAACGAGCGGCGCAAGGCCGCGTGGCGCCGGGCCAAGGCGCTGGGGGACCTGCGGATGCTCCGGGTCGTGCAGAACCACCTGGCGGGCAGGCTGCGGCACAACCTGGGCACGCTGACCTTCCAGACGAAAATCCAGGTGCGGGGGGAAGACCGCACGCTGACCCTGGACAACCCGGCGCTGCACGGCCTGCTGGACGACGTGCTGGGCCGCGCGCCCCTCGAAGGGTACCGGGCGGCCTTCCGCACCGCGCTGGAGGAGGAACTGCTGGCCCGGGTGAATCTGCCCGACCCGGACGAGGAGACACAACTGCTGCGGACGCTGGCCGCCGACCTCACCCGCCTCTCGGGCCGGGTCTTCGCGGGCCTGCTTCCGGTCAGCGAGGGGCGGCGGATCGCCAGCGACGAGGCGAGCCTCCGGGCCGCCGCCGAGGGCGTCCTCGACGAACGGACCGTCCGGGTGCTGCTGGGCGATCCCCTCGCCGCCGTCCCCAAACCCCGCCGTTCGTTCGCGGACGTGACCGAGCTGCCCCTGATGCTCGCGGTGGCTGCCCTGCTCGACGGCGTGGGTCGCCGGGTGGGCCGGACGCTGGAACCGTACAGCCATGTCGTGCTCGATGAGGCGCAGGACTACTCGCCGCTGTTGTATGCCCTGCTGGCCCGCGCGGCGCGGCCCGGGCACCTCACGGCGCTGGGCGATCTCAACCAGGGCCTGCACGGGTACAAGGGGCCGGGGTCCTGGGCGGACGTGCAGGCGGCGCTGGGCGGGGAGGGCAGGACCCGGCTGATGACCCTGGGGCGCACCTACCGCTCCACCCGGCAGATCACCGAACTGGGCGCGCGGGTCGCGGCGACGTACAACCGCGCGGGCCAGGTGGTGGGGGTGGACCGCGACGGGGGAGAGGTGATGCGCCTGACCGGGGGCGACCTGGCCGCCCTCACCGCGCGGGCCGTCCACGCGATGCAGGCCCAGGGGCACCACAACATCGCCATCGTGACCCGCCGGGTGACGGACGCCGAGCGGCTGGTGCCGCAGCTCCAGCGGCATGACGTGGACGCCCACCCGATCCTGAACGAGCAGGCGCGGTACACGGGCGGGGTGGTGATTCTCCCGGTGAATCTCGCCAAGGGCCTGGAGTTCGACGGCTGTATCGTGGCCGGGGCGGACGCGCAGAACTACGACCCCGGGACGCCGTTCGAGTCGCGGCTCCTCTACGTCAGCGCCTCGCGCGGCCTGCACCTGCTGGCACTGGTCGCCCAGGAGCAGCTCCACCCGCTGCTCGCGGAGGCGTGA
- a CDS encoding bifunctional salicylyl-CoA 5-hydroxylase/oxidoreductase: protein MHVLTLGGGPAGLYFALLLKKHRPEFEVTVLERNRPGDTFGWGVVFSDQTLGNLMDADPESARTIHAAFNHWDDIEIHFGGEVLRSGGHGFIGIGRRRLLNILQDRCRELGVNLVFETEVRDAEQAAREYQADLVIAADGLNSRTRQRYAETYQPDIDLRRNRFVWLGTHRKFDAFTFAFRETPHGWFQAHAYQFDADTSTFIVETPEEVWRAAGLEDMSQEEGIGYCEALFADVLQGEKLISNAAHLRGSAIWIRFPRVITREWVHWADIDGRQVPIVLMGDAAHTAHFSIGSGTKLALEDAISLVNHLEAQGYDLAPALRAYHAERSVEVLKIQNAARNSTEWFEHVDRYARLEPQQFAYSLLTRSQRISHENLRVRDTPYLENVEAWIAGHSGLPPQPIPPMLTPYTARSVTLKNRIVMSPMAVYSAVDGVPNDFHLVHLGARALGGAGLIFTEMTCVSADGRITPGCCGLYNEAQRDAWARIVNFVHTQSDAKIGMQLGHAGPKGSTRRAWDGTDLPLSDPAEPNWPLLAASEQQYLEGVSQVARAATREDMDRVKADFVRAAHRADEAGFDWLELHCAHGYLLSSFISPLTNHRTDEYGGSLENRLRFPLEVFRAIREVWPQDKPISVRISAHDWVEGGITPDDAVQIARVFKAAGADMIDCSSGQVTKKEQPVYGRMYQTPFADRVRNEAGIPTIAVGNIFEADHVNSIIASGRADLCAIARPHLADPFWTLHETAKLGYSGLPWPKPYYQGKVQLERNLERERQMQAAQVGQEASLARLRAELEGSA from the coding sequence GTGCATGTCCTGACGCTGGGGGGCGGCCCCGCCGGGCTGTACTTCGCCCTGCTGCTGAAAAAACACCGGCCAGAGTTCGAGGTCACGGTGCTGGAACGCAACCGGCCCGGCGATACCTTCGGTTGGGGCGTGGTGTTCAGCGACCAGACGCTCGGCAACCTGATGGACGCCGATCCCGAGAGCGCACGGACCATCCACGCGGCCTTCAACCACTGGGACGATATCGAGATTCATTTCGGGGGCGAGGTGCTGCGCTCGGGCGGGCACGGCTTTATCGGTATCGGGCGGAGGCGACTGCTGAATATCCTGCAAGACCGCTGCCGCGAACTGGGCGTGAACCTCGTCTTCGAGACGGAGGTGCGGGACGCCGAGCAGGCCGCGCGGGAGTATCAGGCCGATCTCGTCATTGCCGCCGACGGCCTGAACAGCCGCACCCGCCAGCGCTACGCCGAAACCTATCAGCCCGACATCGACCTGCGGCGCAACCGCTTCGTGTGGCTGGGGACGCACCGCAAATTCGACGCCTTCACCTTCGCGTTCAGGGAAACGCCCCACGGCTGGTTCCAGGCGCACGCCTACCAGTTCGACGCGGACACCAGCACCTTCATCGTGGAAACGCCGGAGGAGGTGTGGCGAGCTGCCGGGCTGGAGGACATGTCGCAGGAGGAAGGCATCGGCTACTGCGAGGCGCTGTTCGCGGACGTGCTGCAAGGGGAAAAGCTGATCTCCAACGCCGCCCACCTACGCGGCAGCGCGATCTGGATTCGCTTTCCCCGCGTCATCACCCGCGAGTGGGTGCATTGGGCCGACATTGACGGCAGGCAGGTGCCTATCGTCCTGATGGGCGACGCGGCACACACGGCACATTTCTCCATCGGGAGCGGCACCAAGCTCGCGCTGGAGGACGCCATCTCGCTGGTGAACCATCTGGAGGCACAAGGCTATGACCTGGCCCCGGCCCTGCGCGCCTACCATGCCGAGCGCAGCGTGGAGGTGCTGAAGATTCAGAACGCCGCGCGGAACTCGACCGAGTGGTTCGAACACGTGGACCGCTACGCCCGCCTGGAGCCGCAGCAGTTCGCCTACAGCCTGCTGACCCGCTCGCAGCGCATCTCGCACGAGAACCTGCGCGTGCGCGACACGCCGTACCTGGAGAACGTCGAGGCGTGGATCGCTGGCCATTCCGGCCTGCCGCCGCAGCCAATCCCGCCGATGCTGACGCCTTATACGGCCCGTAGCGTCACCCTGAAAAACCGCATCGTGATGAGTCCAATGGCCGTCTACTCAGCGGTGGACGGCGTGCCGAACGACTTTCACCTCGTCCACCTCGGCGCGCGGGCGCTGGGCGGGGCGGGGCTGATCTTCACCGAGATGACCTGCGTGAGCGCCGATGGCCGCATCACGCCCGGCTGCTGCGGCCTGTACAACGAGGCGCAGCGGGATGCCTGGGCGCGGATCGTGAACTTCGTCCATACGCAAAGTGACGCGAAAATCGGCATGCAGCTCGGCCACGCCGGGCCGAAGGGCAGCACCCGCCGCGCCTGGGACGGCACCGACCTGCCGCTGAGCGACCCCGCCGAGCCGAACTGGCCCCTGCTGGCCGCCAGCGAGCAGCAATATCTGGAGGGCGTCAGCCAGGTGGCCCGCGCCGCCACCCGCGAGGACATGGACCGGGTCAAGGCCGACTTCGTGCGGGCTGCCCATCGGGCGGACGAGGCGGGCTTCGACTGGCTGGAACTGCACTGCGCGCACGGTTACCTGCTGTCCAGCTTCATCTCGCCACTCACCAACCACCGCACCGACGAGTACGGCGGCAGTCTGGAGAACCGCCTGCGCTTCCCGCTGGAGGTCTTCCGCGCCATCCGGGAAGTGTGGCCGCAAGACAAGCCCATCAGCGTCCGGATCAGCGCGCACGACTGGGTGGAAGGCGGGATCACGCCGGACGACGCGGTGCAGATCGCGCGGGTCTTCAAGGCGGCGGGCGCGGACATGATCGATTGCAGCAGCGGGCAGGTCACCAAGAAGGAACAACCCGTCTACGGGCGGATGTACCAGACGCCCTTCGCGGACCGGGTGCGCAACGAGGCCGGGATTCCCACCATCGCCGTCGGCAACATTTTCGAGGCCGACCACGTGAACAGCATCATCGCCTCGGGCCGCGCCGACCTGTGCGCCATCGCCCGCCCGCACCTGGCCGACCCGTTCTGGACGCTGCACGAGACGGCCAAACTGGGGTATAGCGGGCTGCCCTGGCCCAAACCGTACTATCAGGGCAAAGTCCAACTGGAACGCAACCTGGAACGCGAACGGCAGATGCAGGCCGCGCAGGTCGGGCAGGAAGCGAGTCTGGCCCGCTTGCGCGCCGAACTGGAAGGCAGCGCGTGA
- a CDS encoding SDR family NAD(P)-dependent oxidoreductase, which translates to MKGLHAVVTGGGRGIGAAIAARLAAEGVTLTLMGRNEERLRQQAEQLGGAHIVCVDVTDEAGVNAAFENARAAHGPVRILVNNAGQAESAPALKTDLGLWQHMLDVNLTGTWLCTRAALPDLLAEGGRIVNVASTAGLVGYPYVAAYVAAKHGVVGLTRALALEFAARGVTVNAVCPGYTDTDLIVGAVQTIQDKTGRSEEQARAALARSNPQGQLVQPGQVADAVAWLCSPGASAITGQAIAVAGGEVMTG; encoded by the coding sequence GTGAAGGGCCTGCATGCCGTAGTGACGGGCGGCGGGCGCGGCATCGGCGCGGCCATCGCGGCGCGGCTGGCGGCGGAGGGCGTCACCCTCACGCTGATGGGCCGGAACGAGGAGCGGTTGCGGCAGCAGGCTGAGCAGCTTGGCGGGGCGCATATCGTTTGCGTGGACGTGACCGACGAGGCGGGCGTAAACGCGGCGTTCGAGAACGCACGCGCCGCACATGGCCCCGTCCGCATCCTGGTGAACAACGCCGGGCAGGCGGAGAGTGCCCCGGCCCTGAAAACCGACCTGGGGCTGTGGCAACACATGCTGGACGTGAACCTCACCGGAACCTGGCTCTGCACGCGGGCGGCGCTGCCTGACCTGCTGGCGGAGGGCGGGCGGATCGTGAACGTCGCCAGCACCGCCGGGCTGGTCGGCTATCCGTACGTCGCGGCTTACGTGGCAGCCAAGCACGGTGTCGTCGGCCTGACCCGTGCGCTGGCGCTGGAGTTCGCGGCGCGGGGCGTCACCGTGAACGCGGTGTGCCCCGGCTACACCGACACTGACCTGATCGTGGGGGCGGTGCAGACCATTCAGGACAAGACAGGCCGCAGCGAGGAGCAGGCCCGCGCGGCGCTGGCCCGCAGCAATCCGCAGGGGCAACTGGTGCAGCCGGGGCAGGTGGCGGATGCCGTCGCCTGGCTGTGCAGTCCGGGCGCTTCGGCGATCACCGGGCAGGCCATCGCGGTGGCCGGGGGGGAAGTGATGACCGGATGA